From the Sesamum indicum cultivar Zhongzhi No. 13 unplaced genomic scaffold, S_indicum_v1.0 scaffold00613, whole genome shotgun sequence genome, the window TGAAGTTACAAAAGGATATCACAGGTATCTTCCTCTCGTTTTAtgttactttttatatttcattagaAAAAAGATACCTAGATTCACGATTCGTCAGCCCAATGCCGCCCATTAAGTCGCGGAAGAAGTGTGATCAATAGCTTGAATTACTTGTTCtatatttcattcaaattttgtgCTCTCTGTTTGTCAGTTTGCTGGTGCCGCACAGTCTCTTGGTGCTGGAGCAATTTTGGTGAACCCTTGGAATATTACAGAAGTTGCTGCCTCAATTGGTTATGCTTTGACTATGCCAGCtgatgaaagagaaaaacgACATCGACATAACTTCACGCATGTTACCACTCACACATCACAAGAATGGGCAGAGACTTTTGTCAGGTACACAgcgattttttattttgtgccGAAGCATATCTAAAACCAGGGATtcttatatgttttttgttgACGTCTAGAGCACGTTCTTTCGAGATCCTTAATGTATACCCTGCTGAAGTGCTCTTTGACTTCATCTAGTAAAACCAGGTTTAAGTATTGACACTGCTAAAGTATTTCTCTGAaccaaattcattttcctGTATATAGTGAACTCAACGATACTGTTGTTGAAGCACAGCTAAGGACTCGGCAAATTCCTCCTTTACTTCCTAAAAGAGAGGCCGTTGACCATTATTTGCAGGCAAATAATCGCTTGCTTATTCTGGTAATTCATGTTCCTAAACTCGGATTTTACcttcattttttgatttgTATTATGAACTTATCACCCTTcaccacaaaatattttcctacATTTGTGTAATCAACATCCTGTCAAAACCACAAGGAATTCCTGGACTCTGTAGCATGTGGACACCAGCACACAGAACACTAATACACTATCCGTGGATAACTAGgcttctttcattttgaagCTTAATTAGGAAACCTTGAATggataatttttgtatttttcttgagCAACCATGTTTAGAATGACCAAGAAGGGTTCTCAAAAGGCGTGCTGTTAAATGTCTGATATTAGCTCCAACTCCTCATTTTCATACTGTGAATAGTCAGTAATTAGTGAAACCACAAACTAAACATCTCCAAGATAGCATTGTAATTGTGTCCACTTGATTGATCTTATGCCCACAGGGATGAATATGGACTATTATTGTATTTCTCTGTGCATATTGATGAACTTGTATTGAGATTCCTACATTTGTTGCAGGGATTTAATGCAACACTAACTAAACCAGCAGACACCCTAGGGAGAAGGGTTGATCAGTTTAAAGATATGGAGCCTAAGTTACATCCAGAATTGAGAGAACCCTTGAAAAGACTTTGTGCTGATCCAAAGACCACAATAATTGTCCTTAGCGGAAGTGACAGAAATGTTCTTGATGAGGTTTTTTTGCTTTCACTTACGATCAACTTTTCCATCACCAAATTCTACTTTGTTGACTGATGTATTCTGCAGAATTTTGGAGAATATAATTTGTGGTTGGCCGCAGAACATGGGATGTTTCTGCGCCTTACTACAGGAGATTGGATGACAACAATGCCGGAAAACCTAAATATGGACTGGGTTGACAGTGTGAAGGTTCTATGGATACATCTTCCTAGTGTGCATTacctttgttttattttaaaatcctCATGCCGACTTCAATTGTTTCAGCATGTTTTCGAATATTTCACTGAGAGGACCCCCCGTTCTCATTTTGAGCTTCGTGAAACTTCCCTTGTATGGAATTACAAGCATGcaggttatttattttttattgtttttattttaatttcacacTCTAGCCCCTTTATACTCAACCACAAAAAGTATTATGATCAGTTTCTGCACCGCGTCCTTCACTTTTTACTGTTTTGATGTTCTGTGAGCGTAAGCCCAGATGTTGAATTTGGGAAGCTTCAGTCGAAGGATCTGCTACAGCACCTATGGACAGGCCCAATTTCAAATGCTTCTGTTGATGTCGTTCAAGGAGCGAGATCCGTTGAGGTCCGAGCAGTTGGTGTAACCAAAGTGAGTCTTATGGTAATATTGCCCACTGTTTTATATTCTTAAAGAACACTTCTGAGTTTTGTGCTTGACCCATTTCAGGGTGCTGCAATTGATAGAATCCTGGGAGAAATAGTTCATCACAATGATGAGAAGGCTCCAATTGATTACGTTTTGTGCATTGGCCATTTTCTACCAAAGGTGTAAACAGAAGTCGTAGAACTAGGAACTTTGTTTACATTTCGTTTGATGTTTCTTATGAACGACTGAGTAACAAGTATCTTACAAAGTGGAGAAAATGTTGTAGGATGAAGacatttatactttttttgaGCCAGAGCTTCCTGCTGGACCAGCATCAAGAGCCAACTCTCTCAACAGATTTACTTCAAATTCAACAGGGCTTGCTGCATTCTGCCGCAAAGCTCCTTTACCTTTTCCAGCCCCAGAGAAGAAAGGCACCTCCACCTTGTGTAATGGCCACTGGTGGTCTAGGATGCGCGAGAGGATGACTATGCATGAAGGGCCATCGGTTCTTGATCTCAAGGGTGAGAATTACTTCTCATGTGCTGTGGGCAGAAAACGTTCCAGTGCAAGATATCTTCTGGGATCATCAAGTGAAGTTGTGTCATTGTTGAAGGAGCTAGCAGCTTGTCGGCAGTGACATTGTGCCATTAGACGATCAATAACCAGAGATGAGAATGTAGTCAGACAGGCGACAATCTCAAGTGTTAATTCAAATCAAGGAGGGTTACCATCATAGTTTGTACTCTAATCAACACGTGGtaagttattaatttcttcttgaTGCCAATTGGCGTAGTTGAGGAAGATGAGtaagttattaatttcttctccATGCCAACGCGATTGATGGTTATGGTTTATATGCTTGGACCGGCAGCTGAAGTTGAAGTTGCTCTTTGTTATCTTTTCCTGAGATTGTGAAAACCAAATAAACCATTTGGGCAATTGGGAGGGCATTTTCTGTGAGCTGATATTCTCTATTAATGTCCATAGTGGATTCAATGCCTAAAGTAATACTCTTTGAATGAAAGCAAACACATTTATACCAAAAGGATTGTTGAGATCTGACAGAGATAGCCAACATGGGATGCAGTTCATATCTGGGCTCTGGAGGTGAATGATCACTTTTTTACTTAATAGTAGCCTaatacttattattgacttccTTTGATTTGGCACATACAAAGGTTCATCTTTATATTTGGTTGTTTACATGACTTTCAAAAGATAATGCATTTCTAATTCGTCGAAATAAATTTGTCGAAATATACTTGGTATATGCTCTAGTTGAATGTTATTCCACGATGGGTCTTATATGGGATGTGATGGCTTTTAAAAGGgtttaattgtttaaattcaTTGTTGATTAATTGTATTACATCACCAATTACTTGTAcatttttctaacttttcacaatttttttgtaagaatAGATTCCCAAAACATATTTagtgaattaatattttcaaattaacgAGAAACAAAAGGAATGTGAAGGGTTaccattttatattttctttgttcgaataaatcaacaatgtgtcgttatattatgaattgtaatcaacatatcaaatatcaatacttaataataagttataatGAATTAAGAACTACTATTAATATAGACTTGTAAGGAGAAATTGGTTTCACAACTATTTGACTATGAAtcgattaatttaaatttatttcgaGCCCAATTTATTTGAACGTGACCCAAATCAAATCTGTTCCATCCATTTGTCATCCTTACTTGTGCATTTGAAAAGAGATATTGGGGTTAGGTAATgaagttatattttacaaGTCACGACAATGCTGTCACATCCCCGGACCTAGCATGCTAATTTACCAAGAAACTAATATTGTAAAAGGggaaatatcaatttttgccCTTTAGATTAGtgattatatcaattttaatttcccATGTTCCGACctcattaattaatctcaattttttttattaaaataatcaaaatcagTCTCTTCTATAAGTTAACTGTCTAAATCACATACGCCATACGCAAAACAACCAATGAATGAATATTAGTAACggcattttattatatctttattgtcatttttttctccaaaacaaCCAATTAATGGAGATGATTGACTTTTGATCGTTTCCAGaagatttaaaaatcaaaagtgatGAGGTTGAAATATGAATGAGCAGCAAAATAGATTTAGTGAAGATTTGGCGTTGGGATAACTGAGCACGAGTGTATGGTAGCAAAGGTTGTCAGAATTATGTAAATGTAGATGGTTGACAATGTTGTAGTAATGGGGCTAAGTAAAGGGAGTTTGGGTGTGATTTGTAATAAGACTTTGGTGAagttgaaagagaaagaaagttgGAATAGTACGTAGGTAAGAAAAAAAGACGGcgaaagggaaaaaagaatcaCACATAACCATACCCCATAGCCCCATTCCCTAATGCACGCCTTTGGTTTGGAAattggaatatatatacatatggtGGTCCTTTCCTAATTCTCAGCCCCGCTACCCATTTCCCTTAAATCGTATTCACTAACAACGACTTTCCCTCCATAATTCAACTTCACACCATATCTAGCTATATCTAATTCTTGTTTGTAGTAGacaatttattatatcattacTCAATATTACATTCAACTTAAAAGACTGATTCAGTACATGAATCGTAATTCAAATCAACAAATACGTTGGaatgagataaataaataaaaaaatattacttaagagtagatatatattcattttcatgAAACTCGAACCCACAATCTTAATAATTTAGCAATACCTCATTTGGAGTGGCATGATTGAGTTAAAACCGGCTTATTATTGTATCTCGATCTTCAAAAATCTATTTCCCATACTTTGTTGTCCTTTTCTTGATGACTTGCAGtagtatatattattcctAAAGTACGAACCAATTCAgcattatatatgattattggTCATATATTCTGACTTACAAGggatatttacatatatacatttgtaAATTGAAGGACGACATTAAAATGGAATATCCTTATCTTGAAATCAACTTTTTATCTTGCACGACTTCTTCACATATGAGTGTAGGCTATGTAGTATGTATATTCCattcatatcatatatatatttaaaaaatgctaaattaataatttcatatactaataattcttaatctctctctctctatatgtatatatatatatatatacagaaaaaCCAATacat encodes:
- the LOC105180305 gene encoding alpha,alpha-trehalose-phosphate synthase [UDP-forming] 1-like, yielding ITCSIFHSNFVLSVCQFAGAAQSLGAGAILVNPWNITEVAASIGYALTMPADEREKRHRHNFTHVTTHTSQEWAETFVSELNDTVVEAQLRTRQIPPLLPKREAVDHYLQANNRLLILGFNATLTKPADTLGRRVDQFKDMEPKLHPELREPLKRLCADPKTTIIVLSGSDRNVLDENFGEYNLWLAAEHGMFLRLTTGDWMTTMPENLNMDWVDSVKHVFEYFTERTPRSHFELRETSLVWNYKHADVEFGKLQSKDLLQHLWTGPISNASVDVVQGARSVEVRAVGVTKGAAIDRILGEIVHHNDEKAPIDYVLCIGHFLPKDEDIYTFFEPELPAGPASRANSLNRFTSNSTGLAAFCRKAPLPFPAPEKKGTSTLCNGHWWSRMRERMTMHEGPSVLDLKGENYFSCAVGRKRSSARYLLGSSSEVVSLLKELAACRQ